From Palaemon carinicauda isolate YSFRI2023 unplaced genomic scaffold, ASM3689809v2 scaffold2556, whole genome shotgun sequence, the proteins below share one genomic window:
- the LOC137636232 gene encoding uncharacterized protein, protein MVASLRDTVPCCIKFELILALFQESAETPFYVSKKYKTISRKTEGNQRSREPMDMKWWKNFLLILPLVVGITCEIDIKSGALIQNHGKGELLTDFAVVKINVNSILEREEHLNQLDKELRKCILTHSDSAFVEVLRNLQGKIEDIVRPQRNKRSLLPFVGSAFSALFGVATENDVKGLTDRVELIEKWANQKGNLISTLIENNNKNVENIKKMVEFINQVNVNVSNKIDDVEQVFKLVHEVEIEIGDHKESVNGLINAQKGILSPAIISPKTLKEIIDWCMVNSHSKPLLEDIFWYYTMSTVKVTKGYLLVLIPFKGMNLFDLYTIHPFPVKIGNATIIWNHPKVRLALDKNKLLMIILEEGDLEQCVLISESQSMCNFVQIKQPMSNFPCIQGIFFENYELMRECKFETFALPYRALHLGNEIFVYVQGTKNAEVTCNGKTQTFQLGNLKSFADSCSVVINDYLYYVPSVFLHYELNQSSIAKSYENKINHFQLDKLTVVENVAMPLDNDYVLFYKQDVAPFLTMCNVFLIVLVTVVTYNVVKYLVFRKLERISELLLVITGKPKE, encoded by the coding sequence gaagtggtggaaaaacttccttctgatcctacccctggtggtcggtatcacttgcgaaatagacattaaaagtggggccttgatacaaaatcatggaaaaggtgaactgttaacagattttgctgtagtaaaaattaatgtcaattcaatattagaaagggaagaacatttgaaccagttagataaagaactacggaagtgcatactaacccatagtgattctgcctttgtagaagtattaagaaatttacagggtaaaattgaagacattgtcaggcctcaaagaaacaagagatctttgttaccttttgtaggaagtgcctttagtgctttgtttggagtggctacagaaaacgatgtaaaaggtttgactgatcgtgtagaactaatcgagaaatgggctaatcagaagggtaatcttataagtactctaatagaaaataataataagaatgtagagaacataaaaaagatggtggaatttattaatcaagttaacgtgaatgtttctaataaaatagatgacgtagaacaagtgtttaagttggttcatgaagtagaaatcgagattggtgatcacaaggaatctgtgaacggactaataaatgcacaaaagggaatactcagccctgctatcatttctccaaaaactttgaaagaaattatagattggtgtatggtaaatagccattccaagcctttgctagaagatatattttggtattacacaatgtcaactgtgaaagtaacaaaagggtatttgttggtattgatccccttcaagggtatgaatttgtttgacctgtatacaatacatcctttcccagttaagataggaaatgcaacaataatttggaaccatccgaaggttcgtctagcattggataagaacaagttgttgatgattattttagaagaaggtgatttagaacagtgtgtgttgataagtgaaagtcaatccatgtgcaattttgtgcaaattaaacaacctatgagcaattttccgtgtatccaaggtattttctttgagaattatgagttgatgagagagtgtaaatttgaaacttttgctttgccatacagggcattacatttaggtaatgaaatttttgtttatgtacaaggtactaaaaatgcagaagttacttgtaatgggaagactcaaacatttcagttaggaaacttgaagtcatttgcagattcttgctcagtagtgataaatgattatctctattatgtaccaagtgtgtttttgcattatgagttaaatcaatcttccattgcaaagagttacgagaacaagattaatcattttcagctagacaaattaacagtggtagaaaatgtggcaatgccacttgataatgattatgttctgttttacaagcaagatgttgcaccatttctgactatgtgtaatgtgtttttgattgtacttgttactgtggtaacgtataatgtggtgaagtatttggttttcagaaaattggaaaggattagtgagttgctactagttattactgggaaacctaaggaatag